The Engystomops pustulosus chromosome 1, aEngPut4.maternal, whole genome shotgun sequence genome has a window encoding:
- the LRRC66 gene encoding leucine-rich repeat-containing protein 66: MGSFWIFVLASFLLAGSLRGHENDLTSGCLWDNMYSLSCTSAGISVLHDVGHESTKLSSWPRSPRLLKTIKHINLSNNMISSLHMAAFYKFLALETLNVSNNYISMVSMNNERGRQDEILTSLHTLVIDRNGLTFVPKGLGKLRSLQTLDLSANHIVRIQRDDFASCTQLQILDLGDNRIHQIDPDAFRDLRKLQVLRLSNNALVSISPLVFLYNHVLRANINLSYNPWACDCRILPLKHLLTSLPVDMKKEWNVTCKSPLPRAGRPLLSIDHINGSCESPMHKYINARNIVVNKREDTYLPCDIKDISGNKKTFWWTPQGVIPGEPSIANHYIDKMNNFILSEHGRFREGLYICIADMERVVYQVHFQADIEKPLIRKPRDVQQLNTRVRTDQELALAVSLSVVVTFVCAFLLGVFLRPCLEKLLRRICKPNSEKNTSDEVYDNEAFSEENISTRNSSNRLGSSLPVHVTKDNSSESDMGYEESNTEYVNVTYNEREIYYNDEQAPTHIELQERSNIYDAVEADSPIPETSHLPNTKRVTWASDEKDSPKINLKHAIALLKPINIVPITEMGSTDDHDQSISVSGTKNEQDYSNVVIPEKNRGSFSETSSDGSEFWDAEDLLSDEDIVINDVSTQQVESANNGSNRLVEDDSSEEDAIINTRANRDHDSPKVNLKHAISLLQPINITVPQFTEYDIVKSPTQKQIFPIPLPRSFKSRNENINNEDIILSRVPENQLKTSLDESQSKASYHSSSSDDGSIDFDYSSDEGVTLKPDLLPTKRASRKTKDDANPTVNLRQLISLLKPIKIIAESSTEEEHIPQYHYQEPKYSFIRPTLESQKTFSDSSSSEDESKENGEDHSLGKGSMFPSLVITKRPWERKETTTPTVNLQHVMSLFKPISITIAEPTVIEQVKRPSEMEFLPTNVSRYPERKSIDDLESEKEPYKKINDSCSSDEGSEFDYNDSSDEDRQLNSGLPPTQIPSWTNNKATSPTVNLQQIISLLKPINIVAQEPVPSTRPTYSMEGKQMSSDSSSSSSDDESVDNHGSDEGTIIPTVVPTKQETWAKPQTASPTVNLKYVMSLIKPINVTFQDSSKTEEVTRPSQTLFFPGSIPRYPDHRMEDDIITIAPVTGGEAKNMLYESSSSDLTDEDSSDDDVKGIPQMPQNHQASFITNIDTRPTVNLQQVISFLKPIKIIAPEYEIRLEERDSLLKPLPEPENWSPNPKYETSFISSRPTNDLESKQMSSNSSSSDDESKKDYSSDEVNIKPPFVLIKHQKVSPTINLQQIISLIKPINIIAPEPVLSTRPAYSMEDKQVSPDSSSSSDNESMEDDNSDDGTISPTVVLTKQETWARPQISSPTVNLKYVMSLIKPINVTFTDSAKIDQVKRPMQFFPGSIPRYPDHRMEDSENLCHYQDIKLSGEPKYKAPNKYGSDSTISTSPLTGGEAKKTLNDSSSDNNTDEDNSDDEVKWIPQVPQQNQATLPGNIDTRPTVNLQQVISLFKPINIIAPENEIRLEERDNLLIPLLEHENWSTNSKYETNDMESKQISTDSSSSDDEANKDYSSNELLTKHQKVSPTVNLQQIISLLKPIKIIAPEPVLFPRPTYTMEGKQMSSDSCSSSDDESVEDNGSGKGPIITSVLTKQETWVKPQTVSPTVNLRHVMSLIKPVIITFPESPKIDLVERPSQTQFFPDSTSRYPQHTIEDITNKPYNENQGYRDSITTNPGLLLTHQPSWKGKGEESHKVDLQKVMSLLKPINILAPDYSVSEPTGSPSQEQFFPASNTSNEAGDDSSSSDSDSKDEDHSSDEGSIKSYDLPITQQSSWIGNESPRVNLQKVMSLLKPINILAPDHSVKDLVGSPSQDELSPAGSTYDVGDVLVSTALPNDNKEMHTFYDSSSSEDEPEKDEDHSSDEGSITSYDLLPTGQIPWTTQEIESPKVNLQKAISLLKPISIVAPGHLRNQTVGSPLEEEFFPAGSTYSEAQDSLSPTGLPNDSSSSGDESKENGDHDSDEGSIGSDLAILDDIRWIPKEDISPTLNLKHVMSLFKPIRFIIPDYKSSETMQSPAQMQFVPSELPRKPEYKAEDTLQRWYDSSSSDDDLKDDHSSVKGNVMPFVPIKNPETWTSKEVTRPSFNLRHAMSLVKPINIVSSESTTDLKMYYPHNHQYMKENEKVENQPQYPNYEQYHVEVITRPIKHKDTLYDGTSSDDGSDREDDNRSHVSDRKDSENVIWTSIENDSTTVNLESMISLVKPINIKAPDSTVTEALRRFKEKYNIQVREHQRGNQLQDTTFEDPYLDKLHSPKTNREDEPKQFVYEMGLDSDPSKGITKLLAWNYDEDSNPNVNLKHTMSLIKPINIIAPDSSSTVTMKSPEQKPKDKLEDTETYQQHHDQYQRFYKDIPTKQIHKTSFKDPNSSSSEIANASYSRSPENEKSRPSYRGDIISSAPFTLKQASPASNDSTSHRLNLKHVISLVKPISIVVPDSTLTDTLEIPTKTLLSDRLSHNTISEYYTDTLHDSSSNDGSFFSFSQSDDPETIDAAKVKEGGLIGKINKDKVSEGHQNITAKSDEGLKDFAEGGYELNKTKDVLHWLNTNTNDEPLLPASKALTTQKPEQELVLDLNKHEWTTRTITRKEPLTVPSYESQTSGNTTYLLPDFGETSTDAGYKEDSSPQWDVIIQKVDSPTVNQSAPKHHGNYHTNKRRVFDAFSDSMKEEPV, encoded by the exons ATGAATAATGAGCGGGGGAGACAAGATGAAATTTTGACTTCTTTACATACCCTCGTGATTGACAGGAATGGACTGACCTTTGTTCCAAAAG GCCTTGGAAAACTGAGATCTTTGCAGACTCTGGATTTATCTGCCAACCATATTGTACGGATACAGAGGGATGACTTTGCCAGCTGCACCCAGCTCCAGATCCTAGATCTAGGGGACAACAGAATTCACCAAATAGATCCGGATGCTTTTAGAGACTTAAGGAAACTGCAG GTTTTAAGACTCAGCAACAATGCATTGGTCAGTATTTCTCCTCTGGTCTTCCTGTACAATCATGTCTTGAGGGCCAACATCAATTTATCATACAATCCCTGGGCTTGTGACTGTAGGATTCTGCCTTTGAAGCATTTACTTACTTCTCTGCCAGTGGATATGAAGAAAGAGTGGAACGTTACATGCAAGTCACCTCTCCCCAGAGCAGGACGTCCTCTGCTTTCCATAGACCACATTAATGGATCATGTGAATCCCCTATGCACAAATATATCAATGCTAGAAATATTGTAGTTAACAAAAGGGAAGATACATATTTGCCCTGTGACATCAAAGACATAAGTG GGAACAAGAAAACATTTTGGTGGACTCCACAAGGTGTCATACCAGGAGAACCCTCAATAGCAAACCATTACATCGACAAAATGAACAACTTCATACTATCAGAGCATGGCCGTTTTCGTGAGGGACTTTATATCTGCATTGCGGACATGGAAAGGGTTGTGTACCAGGTACATTTCCAGGCAGATATAGAGAAGCCTTTAATAAGGAAGCCACGTGATGTGCAACAGCTTAATACCAGAGTACGAACGGATCAAGAGCTTGCTCTAGCAGTTTCCCTCTCCGTAGTCGTCACTTTTGTATGTGCGTTTTTACTGGGTGTCTTCCTTCGACCGTGCCTGGAAAAGTTATTGAGAAGGATATGCAAACCCAACTCAGAGAAAAATACCTCTGATGAGGTGTATGACAATGAAGCTTTTTCTGAGGAAAACATATCAACAAGGAATTCCTCAAATAGACTGGGGAGTAGTTTGCCAGTCCATGTCACTAAGGACAACTCTTCTGAAAGTGATATGGGCTATGAAGAATCCAACACTGAATATGTTAATGTCACATATAATGAAAGAGAAATCTACTATAATGATGAGCAAGCCCCTACACATATTGAACTTCAAGAGAGAAGCAACATTTATGATGCAGTTGAGGCTGATTCTCCTATTCCAGAGACTTCACACTTGCCCAATACAAAGAGAGTAACATGGGCAAGCGATGAAAAGGATAGTCCTAAAATAAACCTTAAACATGCAATTGCATTGCTTAAGCCTATTAATATAGTACCAATAACTGAAATGGGAAGTACTGATGACCATGATCAAAGCATTAGTGTCTCTGGAACGAAAAACGAACAAGATTATTCAAATGTGGTCATCCCTGAGAAAAATAGGGGGAGTTTTTCAGAAACGTCTTCTGATGGATCAGAGTTTTGGGATGCAGAGGATCTTCTTTCTGACGaagacattgtaataaatgatgtttCTACACAGCAAGTAGAATCAGCCAATAACGGGTCCAATAGGTTAGTTGAAGATGACAGCTCAGAAGAGGATGCTATAATCAATACAAGAGCAAATAGAGACCATGACAGCCCTAAAGTcaatctaaaacatgcaatatctCTATTACAACCTATTAATATAACTGTTCCACAGTTTACAGAGTATGACATAGTAAAGAGTCCTACACAGAAGCAAATATTTCCAATTCCTTTGCCAAGATCTTTCAAATCCAGGAATGAAAATATTAATAATGAAGACATCATATTGTCTAGagttccagaaaatcaacttaagaCATCATTAGATGAATCACAAAGTAAGGCGAGTTATCACAGCAGTTCATCAGATGATGGGTCCATTGATTTTGATTACAGTTCAGATGAGGGGGTTACATTGAAACCTGATTTGCTGCCGACAAAGAGAGCATCAAGAAAAACCAAAGATGATGCTAACCCTACAGTGAACCTTCGACAACTTATTTCTCTTCTCAAACCTATTAAAATCATTGCTGAATCATCAACAGAAGAAGAACATATTCCTCAATATCATTACCAAGAGCCTAAATATTCATTCATTAGACCAACATTAGAAAGCCAAAAGACATTTTCTGACAGTAGTTCATCAGAGGATGAATCAAAGGAGAATGGAGAGGATCACAGTTTGGGTAAAGGGAGTATGTTCCCATCTCTTGTTATCACAAAGAGACCATGGGAAAGAAAGGAAACCACTACTCCCACAGTGAACCTGCAACATGTAATGTCTCTTTTTAAACCTATTAGTATCACAATTGCTGAACCCACAGTTATTGAACAAGTAAAGAGACCTTCAGAAATGGAGTTCTTACCAACCAATGTATCTAGATATCCAGAGCGCAAAAGTATAGATGATCTAGAATCAGAAAAGGAACCGTACAAAAAGATAAATGACAGCTGCTCATCAGATGAAGGGTCAGAATTTGATTACAATGACAGTTCCGATGAGGACCGTCAGCTTAATTCTGGCTTACCTCCAACACAGATACCATCATGGACAAACAACAAAGCCACAAGCCCTACAGTGAACCTTCAACAAATTATTTCTCTTCTTAAACCAATTAACATTGTAGCTCAAGAACCTGTACCATCCACAAGACCAACTTATAGTATGGAAGGAAAACAAATGTCCTCTGATAGCAGTAGTAGTTCCTCAGACGATGAATCAGTGGACAATCATGGTTCAGATGAGGGAACTATCATTCCTACTGTTGTGCCTACGAAACAAGAAACTTGGGCAAAGCCACAAACAGCTAGCCCTACAGTGAACCTTAAATATGTAATGTCTCTTATAAAACCTATTAATGTCACATTTCAAGATTCTTCAAAGACTGAAGAAGTTACAAGACCTTCACAAACACTATTTTTCCCAGGTAGTATACCCAGATATCCAGACCACAGAATGGAAGATGATATAATTACTATTGCCCCTGTAACTGGTGGAGAAGCAAAGAATATGTTGTATGAAAGCAGTTCATCAGATCTTACCGATGAGGACAGCTCAGATGATGATGTTAAGGGGATTCCACAGATGCCTCAAAATCACCAAGCATCATTCATAACCAACATTGATACTAGACCTACCGTGAACCTTCAACAAGTTATTTCTTTTCTCAAACCTATAAAAATAATAGCTCCAGAGTATGAAATCAGATTGGAAGAAAGAGACAGTCTTCTTAAACCATTACCGGAACCTGAAAATTGGTCCCCCAATCCAAAATATGAAACTAGTTTTATATCATCAAGACCAACAAATGATTTGGAAAGTAAGCAGATGTCTTCTAACAGCAGCTCGTCAGACGATGAATCAAAGAAGGATTACAGTTCAGATGAAGTAAATATAAAACCTCCTTTTGTGCTTATAAAACATCAAAAAGTTAGCCCTACAATAAACCTTCAACAAATTATTTCTCTCATTAAACCAATTAACATCATAGCTCCAGAACCTGTACTATCCACAAGACCAGCTTATAGCATGGAAGATAAACAGGTGTCTCCTGATAGTAGCAGTTCATCAGACAATGAATCAATGGAGGATGACAATTCAGATGATGGAACTATAAGTCCGACTGTTGTGCTGACAAAACAAGAAACGTGGGCAAGGCCACAAATATCTAGCCCTACAGTGAACCTTAAATATGTAATGTCTCTTATAAAACCTATTAATGTCACATTTACAGATTCTGCAAAGATTGACCAAGTTAAAAGACCTATGCAGTTTTTCCCAGGTAGTATACCCAGGTATCCAGACCACAGAATGGAAGATTCAGAAAATCTGTGTCATTACCAAGATATAAAACTATCTGGAGAACCAAAATATAAGGCACCTAATAAATATGGAAGTGATAGTACAATTAGTACTTCCCCTTTAACTGGTGGAGAAGCAAAGAAAACATTGAATGACAGCAGTTCAGACAATAATACTGATGAGGACAACTCAGATGATGAGGTTAAGTGGATTCCACAAGTGCCTCAACAAAACCAAGCAACATTACCAGGCAACATTGATACTAGACCTACTGTGAACCTTCAACAAGTCATTTCTCTTTTCAAACCTATAAACATCATAGCTCCTGAGAATGAAATCAGATTGGAGGAAAGAGACAATCTTCTTATACCATTACTAGAACATGAAAATTGGTCAACCAATTCAAAATATGAAACAAACGACATGGAAAGTAAGCAGATATCTACTGACAGCAGTTCCTCAGATGATGAAGCAAATAAAGATTACAGTTCAAATGAACTGCTTACAAAACATCAAAAAGTTAGCCCGACAGTGAACCTTCAGCAAATTATTTCTCTTCTTAAACCAATTAAAATCATAGCTCCAGAACCAGTACTATTCCCAAGACCAACTTATACTATGGAAGGGAAACAGATGTCTTCTGATAGTTGTAGTTCCTCCGATGATGAATCAGTGGAGGATAACGGTTCAGGTAAGGGACCTATAATTACTTCTGTACTAACAAAACAAGAAACCTGGGTAAAGCCTCAAACAGTTAGCCCTACAGTGAACCTTAGGCATGTAATGTCTTTAATAAAACCTGTTATTATCACGTTCCCAGAATCTCCAAAGATCGACCTGGTAGAGAGACCTTCACAAACACAGTTCTTCCCTGACAGTACAtctaggtatccacagcacactATTGAAGATATAACAAATAAACCATACAATGAAAATCAGGGCTACAGGGATTCTATAACAACGAATCCTGGCTTGCTTTTAACACATCAGCCATCATGGAAAGGAAAAGGAGAAGAAAGCCACAAGGTGGATCTTCAGAAAGTCATGTCTTTGTTAAAACCAATCAATATCCTAGCTCCAGACTACTCAGTATCGGAACCAACTGGAAGTCCTTCACAAGAACAGTTTTTCCCAGCTAGTAATACAAGTAATGAAGCTGGAGATGATAGCAGTTCATCAGACAGTGATTCAAAAGATGAGGATCACAGCTCAGATGAAGGAAGCATCAAAAGTTATGATTTACCTATAACACAACAATCATCATGGATAGGAAATGAAAGCCCCAGGGTGAATCTTCAAAAAGTCATGTCTTTGTTAAAACCAATTAATATCCTTGCACCAGACCATTCAGTAAAAGACCTAGTTGGAAGTCCTTCACAAGATGAGCTTTCCCCAGCTGGTAGTACATATGATGTTGGAGATGTTTTAGTATCCACAGCACTACCGAATGATAATAAAGAAATGCACACTTTTTATGATAGTAGTTCATCAGAAGATGAACCAGAAAAAGATGAGGATCACAGTTCAGATGAAGGAAGTATCACAAGCTATGACTTACTTCCAACAGGCCAAATACCATGGACAACACAAGAAATTGAAAGCCCCAAGGTAAATCTTCAAAAAGCTATTTCTCTCTTGAAGCCTATATCGATCGTAGCTCCAGGCCATTTGAGGAATCAAACAGTTGGAAGTCCTTTAGAAGAAGAGTTTTTCCCAGCTGGTAGTACATACTCTGAAGCCCAAGACTCTTTGTCACCCACTGGACTCCCAAATGACAGTAGCTCATCAGGAGATGAATCAAAGGAGAATGGGGACCATGATTCAGATGAAGGAAGTATTGGTAGTGACTTAGCTATATTAGATGATATACGATGGATACCCAAAGAAGATATAAGCCCAACTTTGAACTTGAAACATGTCATGTCTCTTTTTAAACCTATTCGTTTTATAATTCCAGACTATAAATCAAGTGAAACAATGCAAAGTCCTGCACAAATGCAGTTTGTTCCAAGTGAATTGCCAAGAAAGCCGGAATATAAAGCAGAAGATACCTTACAAAGATGGTATGACAGCAGTTCATCGGATGATGACTTAAAGGACGACCACAGTTCAGTTAAAGGGAATGTAATGCCTTTTGTACCTATAAAAAATCCAGAAACATGGACAAGTAAGGAAGTCACTAGGCCTTCATTCAACCTTAGACACGCCATGTCTTTAGTAAAACCTATTAATATTGTATCTTCAGAGTCAACAACTGATCTTAAGATGTACTATCCACATAATCATCAGTATATGAAAGAGAATGAAAAAGTTGAAAATCAACCACAATATCCAAATTATGAACAATATCATGTGGAAGTTATTACCAGACCCATAAAACATAAAGATACCCTATATGATGGCACTTCATCTGATGATGGTTCAGATAGAGAAGATGATAACAGGTCACATGTGAGTGATCGGAAGGACTCTGAGAACGTTATATGGACAAGCATAGAAAATGATAGCACAACAGTTAACCTTGAATCTATGATCTCTCTGGTAAAACCTATCAATATCAAAGCTCCAGACAGCACTGTAACTGAAGCATTACGCCGTTTTAAGGAAAAGTATAATATCCAAGTACGTGAACATCAAAGGGGAAACCAGTTACAGGATACAACATTTGAAGATCCTTATTTAGATAAACTCCATAGTCCCAAGACCAATCGAGAAGATGAACCAAAGCAATTTGTTTATGAGATGGGTCTGGATTCAGATCCCAGTAAGGGGATTACAAAATTGTTAGCATGGAATTATGATGAAGATTCTAACCCTAATGTAAACCTGAAACATACAATGTCTCTCATAAAACCCATTAATATCATAGCACCAGATTCCTCTTCCACAGTGACTATGAAAAGTCCTGAGCAGAAACCAAAAGATAAATTGGAAGATACAGAGACATACCAACAACACCATGATCAATACCAGAGATTTTATAAAGACATTCCTACAAAACAAATACATAAAACAAGTTTTAAAGACCCTAATAGTTCTAGTTCAGAAATAGCTAATGCTTCCTACAGCAGGTCTCCTGAGAATGAAAAAAGTCGGCCCTCATACAGGGGTGATATAATAAGTTCTGCTCCTTTTACATTAAAGCAGGCAAGTCCGGCAAGCAATGACAGCACAAGCCACAGACTAAACCTCAAACATGTAATATCCCTAGTGAAACCTATTAGCATTGTAGTTCCAGACTCTACATTGACTGATACTTTAGAGATTCCCACAAAAACATTACTATCAGATcgactgtcacataatacaattTCTGAATACTACACAGATACCCTTCATGATAGCTCCTCAAATGATGGCTCATTCTTTAGCTTTAGTCAATCCGATGACCCCGAAACCATAGATGCTGCCAAAGTAAAGGAGGGAGGACTCATAGGAAAGATTAACAAAGATAAAGTTTCAGAGGGTCATCAAAACATAACAGCCAAAAGCGATGAAGGACTTAAAGACTTTGCCGAAGGTGGATATGAATTGAATAAAACTAAGGATGTTCTACATTGGTTAAATACCAATACAAATGATGAACCATTACTTCCAGCCAGTAAAGCCCTTACTACACAAAAACCTGAGCAAGAACTTGTCTTAGACCTAAACAAACATGAATGGACAACAAGAACTATTACAAGAAAAGAACCCTTGACGGTGCCCAGTTATGAATCTCAAACATCTGGGAACACAACTTATTTATTACCAGATTTTGGTGAAACTAGCACAGATGCAGGTTATAAAGAGGACTCTTCACCTCAATGGGATGTAATAATACAAAAGGTGGATTCGCCCACGGTGAACCAATCTGCGCCAAAGCATCATGGTAATTACCATACAAATAAGAGAAgggtttttgatgcattttcaGACTCCATGAAAGAGGAACCAGTCTAG